In Sebaldella termitidis ATCC 33386, one DNA window encodes the following:
- a CDS encoding M48 family metalloprotease, producing MEDYAELLTKNTRTNRMNLLLQFTIIIVDVLLLGLFLKNGFGLFSIVFFLILVFISSYGNILFLKKRRLETFDAIGKYSSEEVREIIGGIFADINKREKPNIYIISSSTVNAFVTESIIKGIAPLNALYLSEDLFANLKTEELKSVIYHELGHYYYFMNPFSKNILPLDIFSVLFPFFLFLILGLKSIFSLFFLVFSFSAFVRYLTFKNIKDNEYLSDFFSAQKNGLLNIVNGLIVVSKINEIDSKIVRYLVERITRDKQRLSFQDFDFYYETLRKEIPYEFQNFDQISELIDDFLYDGSDENIPEINKESYYYEEIDGWEKFDLNHDFRISEEEYPLLIETLINNELNETAEQKVFDERYNITHPSLKNRILFLEDNKEYLEL from the coding sequence GTTTTGCTGCTGGGATTATTTTTAAAAAATGGTTTCGGATTATTTTCGATAGTATTTTTTCTGATTCTGGTGTTTATTTCATCATACGGCAATATACTTTTTTTGAAAAAAAGAAGGCTGGAAACTTTTGATGCAATAGGAAAATACAGCAGTGAAGAAGTTCGTGAAATAATAGGCGGGATATTTGCAGATATAAATAAAAGAGAGAAGCCAAATATCTATATTATATCCTCAAGTACTGTTAATGCATTTGTTACTGAAAGTATAATAAAGGGGATAGCCCCTCTGAATGCTCTGTATCTGTCGGAGGATTTGTTTGCCAATCTGAAAACAGAGGAGCTGAAATCCGTAATATATCATGAACTCGGACATTACTATTATTTTATGAATCCGTTTTCAAAAAATATTCTGCCGTTAGATATTTTTTCGGTATTATTTCCTTTTTTTCTTTTTTTGATATTAGGGCTTAAATCGATATTTTCTTTATTCTTTCTTGTTTTTTCATTCAGTGCTTTTGTGAGATATCTTACATTTAAGAATATAAAGGATAATGAGTATCTGAGTGACTTTTTTTCAGCACAGAAAAACGGTCTTTTGAATATAGTAAACGGCTTGATCGTGGTAAGTAAGATAAATGAAATAGACAGTAAAATAGTAAGATATCTGGTAGAGAGAATAACAAGAGACAAGCAGAGGCTTTCTTTTCAGGATTTTGATTTTTATTACGAAACTCTGAGAAAAGAGATACCTTATGAGTTTCAGAATTTTGATCAGATATCGGAGCTTATAGATGATTTTCTATATGACGGATCAGATGAAAATATTCCTGAAATAAACAAGGAAAGTTATTATTATGAGGAGATAGACGGCTGGGAAAAATTTGATCTGAATCATGATTTCAGAATTTCTGAGGAAGAATACCCGCTTCTTATAGAAACCCTTATAAATAATGAGCTTAATGAAACAGCTGAGCAGAAAGTTTTTGATGAGCGTTATAATATTACACATCCTTCACTGAAGAACAGAATACTGTTTCTTGAGGATAATAAGGAATATCTGGAACTTTAA
- a CDS encoding MBL fold metallo-hydrolase, giving the protein MYILIISVIIAFLAYLRYFPLGYDEDKHFEEIKNQKKSDFYSVNFSKKYFNLWKKDKRNIFHSVKWFLEKKPDYNYEKGKYFPENKSITKEELKYLIKNEKGFIIWIGHNTTLIKAGEYFFLCDPVFSEKIFFTKRHTKAGIDAETLNEVFKSKELNVLITHNHYDHLDIKSLKKLKITGNVFLPAGVKKLLKGINAQEIIELNWWDSIETGSIKINFLPAQHYSHRISQGKNSSLWGSYVIETKNGDIFIGGDSGYFGGYKEFGEKFNVKYAVLPTGGYETRWFAAYEHMNIEDSLNAAADLKCRVMIPVHWGAFHLGVEPLDYTGFRFNSIVKNNENMADIIKLINLGEVFYL; this is encoded by the coding sequence ATGTATATTTTGATAATATCTGTAATAATAGCGTTTTTAGCTTATTTAAGATATTTTCCCCTGGGTTATGATGAAGATAAACACTTTGAAGAGATAAAAAATCAAAAAAAATCTGATTTTTATTCTGTTAATTTTAGTAAAAAGTACTTTAATTTATGGAAAAAAGATAAGAGAAATATATTTCACAGTGTAAAATGGTTTTTGGAAAAGAAGCCTGATTATAATTATGAGAAAGGGAAGTATTTTCCCGAAAATAAAAGTATCACTAAAGAAGAACTGAAGTATTTGATTAAAAATGAAAAAGGTTTTATAATATGGATAGGACATAATACTACTCTTATAAAAGCAGGAGAATATTTTTTTCTGTGTGACCCCGTTTTTTCGGAAAAGATTTTTTTTACAAAAAGACATACTAAGGCAGGAATAGATGCAGAAACGTTAAATGAAGTATTTAAGAGCAAAGAGCTGAATGTCTTGATTACGCATAATCATTATGATCATCTGGATATAAAATCACTAAAAAAACTTAAAATAACAGGAAATGTTTTTCTTCCCGCAGGAGTAAAAAAGCTTTTAAAAGGTATAAATGCCCAAGAAATTATAGAGCTTAACTGGTGGGACAGTATTGAAACAGGCAGCATAAAGATTAATTTTCTTCCTGCACAGCATTACTCACACAGGATATCACAGGGTAAAAACAGCTCCTTGTGGGGCAGTTATGTCATAGAAACGAAAAACGGCGATATTTTTATAGGCGGAGATTCCGGTTATTTCGGCGGATATAAAGAATTCGGAGAAAAATTTAATGTGAAATATGCGGTTCTTCCGACGGGAGGTTATGAAACAAGATGGTTTGCAGCATATGAACATATGAATATTGAGGATTCTCTGAATGCAGCAGCAGATTTGAAATGCAGAGTTATGATTCCTGTACACTGGGGAGCATTTCATCTTGGAGTGGAGCCGCTTGATTACACAGGGTTCAGATTTAACAGCATAGTAAAAAACAATGAAAATATGGCAGATATAATAAAATTAATTAATTTGGGAGAAGTATTTTATCTCTGA
- a CDS encoding GAF domain-containing protein, protein MDYELLLKSYKGLVEKENNFTATLANTSAFIFNTIKGLNWAGFYLSDGEELVLGPFQGKPACTRIKYGSGVCGTAVSKAVTMVVDNVHDFEGHIACDGASNSEIVVPVYKNGVIIGVLDVDSPEFSRFGNAEKEFFEKIVKVIEEKIQ, encoded by the coding sequence ATGGATTATGAGCTTTTACTAAAGAGTTATAAAGGACTGGTGGAAAAAGAAAATAATTTTACAGCAACTCTGGCAAATACAAGTGCATTTATTTTTAATACCATAAAAGGATTAAACTGGGCAGGTTTTTATTTGTCTGATGGAGAAGAACTGGTGCTAGGACCTTTTCAGGGGAAACCTGCATGTACCAGAATAAAATATGGAAGCGGAGTATGCGGGACAGCTGTAAGTAAGGCTGTAACCATGGTTGTGGATAATGTTCATGATTTCGAGGGACATATAGCATGTGACGGTGCTTCAAATTCGGAAATAGTGGTTCCTGTATATAAAAATGGAGTGATAATAGGTGTACTGGATGTGGATAGTCCGGAATTTTCCAGATTTGGCAATGCAGAGAAAGAATTCTTTGAGAAGATCGTAAAGGTCATAGAAGAAAAAATCCAATAA
- a CDS encoding ArsR/SmtB family transcription factor — protein sequence MGVEHLEKLAEFFKVFGDRTRLSILKLLLENEMNVTEISEKLNMNNSAISHQLRVLRTANLVKTRKDGKEVFYMLSDDHVKKIYEVGMEHMME from the coding sequence ATGGGAGTGGAACATTTAGAGAAACTGGCTGAATTTTTTAAAGTATTTGGAGACAGGACGAGACTGAGTATACTAAAGTTGTTGCTGGAGAATGAAATGAATGTGACAGAGATATCTGAAAAACTGAATATGAATAATTCGGCAATATCACATCAGCTCCGTGTGCTGAGAACAGCCAATCTGGTAAAAACCAGAAAAGACGGAAAAGAAGTATTTTATATGCTTTCCGATGATCATGTAAAGAAAATTTACGAAGTAGGAATGGAACATATGATGGAGTAA
- a CDS encoding DUF2695 domain-containing protein: protein MNKQEKKLKLKEWKQEKKIEFEKSLPISRKLFEQLFEYLDEKLDIEKCSHDLSLTVEFLIQNNLAQDAVINWLKENGGYCDCEVLYNVEEKFFDDAVL from the coding sequence ATGAATAAACAGGAGAAAAAGTTAAAACTGAAAGAATGGAAGCAGGAGAAAAAAATTGAATTTGAAAAATCATTGCCGATAAGCAGAAAATTATTTGAACAGCTTTTTGAATATTTAGATGAGAAGCTTGATATCGAAAAATGCTCACACGATTTGTCACTGACAGTGGAATTTTTGATACAAAATAATCTGGCTCAGGATGCTGTAATAAACTGGCTGAAGGAAAATGGCGGGTACTGTGACTGTGAGGTTTTGTATAATGTAGAAGAGAAGTTTTTTGATGATGCAGTTCTCTGA
- a CDS encoding VOC family protein translates to MKVTSFSPNLMVKSVNKSIEFYCNILGFSLLQTVPENGEFDWGMAKKDDFFIMFQKEESLKQEYPELESKISGGALTFYMKIEDIQEFYNKIHSHTNISHKMHKTFYGADEFAITDPDGFILVFSDTFL, encoded by the coding sequence ATGAAAGTAACATCATTTTCACCAAATTTAATGGTAAAAAGTGTAAATAAAAGCATTGAATTTTACTGTAATATTCTTGGTTTTTCCCTTTTGCAGACTGTACCTGAAAATGGAGAGTTTGATTGGGGAATGGCAAAAAAAGATGACTTTTTTATTATGTTTCAAAAGGAGGAAAGTTTAAAACAGGAGTATCCCGAGCTGGAATCTAAAATTTCAGGAGGAGCCCTTACTTTTTATATGAAAATTGAAGATATTCAGGAGTTTTATAATAAAATCCATTCTCATACAAATATTTCACATAAAATGCATAAGACTTTTTATGGTGCTGATGAATTCGCCATAACAGACCCCGATGGATTTATTCTTGTCTTTTCAGATACATTTTTATAA
- a CDS encoding autotransporter outer membrane beta-barrel domain-containing protein, with product MKKFKKNKLLIAFMAVIIANSAYAEKSDENELIILGNYFKNHNNPKKQNAGGGITVPTDPDNNIPDNDDPEEPDNPVDPDEHIIPVDPVKLVVVKENDKESAWKLQYGNNLSYNVSGDISSVNTTALWMTDRNTVVTNNNTLESDYSTTNENNNQYTVHVENNASFINNGIINGNNVIGVYLENADSFENSTGASINNTGSYGVRAFNTKEIKNNGLIQNTGDYGLYASDVSYIENKENGIIANIGNYGVFLKGQDSIFINNGTIANSGKYGLHIVDGSAINYGIIENNSSWGIKSDENATAENYGIIRNGSSAGMGAINGGTVINHSDGVISNLGENGMYATSNSKAINYGIIENLKSVGMIISGENALGINNGEIRSNGVYGMQGDYSGEIINNGKIINNGNFGMLIFDDGTRAINNNVIENKGNNGMGMMEGSGYIENNGTIQNTGDNGISVNGSGYAKNNGTIKNLGDYATSVTSTGIIENNGIIELTGDNKTGMTTTGGGISINNGTIKMNGQNTVGIYASNGTVINQGNIIINGSGHGIAAYNNSHVILGEGSTITINSSSQTYNGTETGGDGTYVYVDGTSDINNKGVITSDSRITVDGNGKFVVNSTAGGLRTKKLILNNNLYMGSEAVMNSSEDKYVLKNIDADEITGNGRILSDSIFFETETEKKNDGYQVVMKRIKFNNPIKSTLGEVLENNYSGSENDAQKNKIYNSLKAITDSQKLLTAEDEMTGSSAVNNQTYQLFTQDRLISQGIDQLMSRRTESVDNGIYANFLYNQTKADTKNGFEGYNGKSTGIILGGMKKITENTAVGGFLGYLNTDINYKDSSNTQKLETWSLTGALNTELTDKILWRNRVNYNFGSNDSERRITFDNSNREVNSSFDSWSAGGVSELEYTQKINDIISFRPSAGVRLDYLKESGYTENGADGLNLEVDSNDAFSGKIGAGVKVDINAYKGQNSALKLTPNMNYAYELGNPYDKRAVKLSAFEGKMDINERDTGKNSLNLGLDLEYNYKNKFSVYAGYNAGVLSDKDSAFTAGFKYQF from the coding sequence ATGAAAAAATTTAAGAAAAATAAACTTTTGATCGCTTTTATGGCAGTAATAATAGCAAATTCAGCTTATGCAGAAAAATCAGATGAAAATGAACTTATAATTCTGGGAAATTATTTTAAAAACCATAATAATCCGAAAAAGCAAAATGCAGGAGGAGGAATTACAGTTCCGACGGATCCGGATAATAATATACCGGATAATGACGACCCAGAGGAACCAGATAATCCTGTTGATCCCGATGAACATATAATTCCGGTAGATCCTGTTAAATTAGTAGTGGTAAAGGAGAATGACAAGGAAAGTGCCTGGAAATTACAATACGGAAATAATTTGTCTTACAATGTTTCGGGGGATATATCATCTGTTAACACAACAGCCTTATGGATGACAGATCGAAATACTGTAGTTACAAATAATAATACTTTGGAATCTGATTACTCCACAACAAATGAAAATAATAATCAATATACAGTACATGTAGAAAATAATGCTTCTTTTATAAATAACGGAATAATAAACGGGAACAATGTAATAGGAGTATATCTGGAAAATGCAGATTCTTTTGAAAATAGTACAGGTGCAAGTATTAATAATACAGGCAGCTATGGAGTAAGAGCATTTAACACAAAAGAAATAAAAAATAACGGATTGATACAAAATACGGGTGATTACGGTCTATATGCTTCAGATGTTTCGTATATAGAGAATAAGGAAAACGGGATAATAGCCAATATCGGAAACTATGGTGTATTTTTAAAGGGACAGGACAGTATTTTTATAAATAATGGAACAATAGCTAATAGTGGAAAGTATGGTTTACATATAGTAGATGGTTCCGCAATTAATTACGGGATCATAGAGAATAATAGTTCTTGGGGAATAAAATCTGATGAAAATGCTACAGCAGAAAATTACGGGATAATCAGAAACGGCAGTTCTGCCGGTATGGGTGCAATAAACGGCGGTACGGTAATAAACCATAGTGATGGAGTGATAAGCAATCTTGGCGAAAACGGAATGTATGCAACTTCTAATTCCAAAGCGATAAATTACGGTATAATTGAAAATCTCAAGTCAGTGGGAATGATAATAAGCGGAGAAAATGCTTTAGGAATAAATAACGGAGAAATAAGATCAAATGGTGTTTACGGGATGCAGGGAGATTACTCGGGAGAAATAATAAATAACGGGAAAATAATAAATAACGGGAATTTTGGAATGCTGATTTTCGACGACGGAACACGGGCAATAAATAATAATGTCATAGAAAATAAAGGAAATAATGGTATGGGCATGATGGAAGGCAGCGGATATATAGAAAACAACGGAACGATACAAAATACTGGGGATAATGGAATTTCTGTGAATGGAAGCGGTTATGCAAAAAATAACGGAACAATAAAAAACTTAGGGGATTATGCTACGTCTGTTACTAGTACTGGAATAATAGAAAATAACGGAATAATAGAGCTGACAGGAGATAACAAAACAGGGATGACGACAACCGGAGGCGGTATTTCTATAAATAACGGAACAATAAAAATGAATGGACAAAATACTGTAGGAATATATGCTTCAAACGGGACTGTAATAAATCAGGGAAATATAATAATAAATGGTTCAGGACACGGGATAGCGGCATATAATAACAGTCATGTTATTTTGGGAGAAGGGAGTACAATAACAATAAACTCTTCGTCACAGACATATAACGGAACAGAAACAGGAGGAGACGGGACTTATGTTTATGTGGATGGAACTTCTGATATAAATAACAAGGGTGTGATAACTTCCGACTCAAGAATAACAGTGGATGGAAACGGAAAATTTGTAGTAAATTCAACTGCCGGAGGATTAAGGACAAAAAAGCTGATTTTGAATAATAATTTATATATGGGCTCTGAAGCAGTTATGAATTCATCAGAGGATAAATATGTTCTTAAAAATATAGATGCTGATGAGATAACAGGAAACGGAAGAATTTTATCAGATTCAATATTTTTTGAGACAGAGACAGAAAAGAAAAATGACGGCTATCAGGTAGTAATGAAAAGAATAAAATTTAACAATCCGATAAAAAGTACATTAGGAGAAGTTCTTGAAAATAATTATTCAGGTTCTGAAAATGATGCTCAAAAGAATAAAATTTATAATTCCCTGAAAGCAATAACAGACAGTCAGAAATTGCTGACTGCCGAAGATGAAATGACAGGAAGTTCAGCAGTAAATAATCAGACGTATCAGTTATTCACTCAGGACAGACTAATATCACAGGGGATAGATCAGCTTATGAGCAGAAGGACCGAAAGTGTAGATAATGGAATATATGCTAATTTTCTTTATAATCAGACAAAGGCAGATACAAAAAACGGATTTGAAGGATATAACGGAAAATCAACTGGAATTATACTGGGCGGAATGAAAAAAATTACTGAAAATACTGCTGTAGGAGGATTTTTAGGTTACCTTAATACAGATATAAACTATAAGGATTCATCAAATACCCAAAAATTAGAAACATGGTCATTGACAGGAGCTTTAAATACAGAGCTTACAGATAAAATTCTATGGAGAAACAGAGTTAACTATAACTTTGGATCTAATGATTCGGAAAGAAGAATAACTTTTGATAATTCAAACAGAGAAGTTAACAGTTCATTTGATTCATGGTCTGCAGGAGGAGTATCAGAGCTGGAGTATACGCAGAAAATAAATGATATTATATCATTTAGACCGTCTGCAGGAGTAAGGCTGGATTATCTGAAAGAAAGCGGATATACTGAAAATGGAGCAGACGGGCTGAATCTAGAAGTAGATTCCAATGATGCTTTCTCAGGGAAGATTGGCGCAGGAGTAAAAGTTGATATTAATGCTTATAAAGGACAGAATTCCGCACTTAAGCTTACGCCGAACATGAATTATGCATATGAGCTCGGGAATCCTTATGACAAAAGAGCTGTAAAGTTATCAGCTTTTGAAGGAAAAATGGATATTAATGAAAGAGATACAGGAAAAAATTCTTTGAATCTTGGTCTTGACCTGGAGTATAATTATAAGAATAAATTTTCAGTTTATGCGGGTTATAATGCCGGTGTACTGTCAGATAAAGATTCTGCCTTTACAGCAGGATTTAAATATCAGTTTTAA
- the uvrA gene encoding excinuclease ABC subunit UvrA: protein MNDKIIIKGAREHNLKNINIEIPKNQFVVITGVSGSGKSSLAFDTIYSEGQRRYVESLSAYARQFIGQMQKPELDSIEGLSPAISIEQKGVSKNPRSTVGTMTEIYDYMRLLWAHIGEAHCPVCGEKVEKQTIQEIVDTIIDSNKDGDKLVILAPVIKDKKGTHKNLFLNLQKKGFLRVRVNGEILYLEDVIELDKNKRHNIEVVIDRLKVKKDDSDFLGRFSEAVETATGLSEGVIIANINDVDHVYSENFSCPNHPDVVFPEVVPRLFSFNAPFGACEACNGIGTTLEVDENKLIMDENLSLNQGAIYVPGASTKKGWSWELFKCMTAAHNIDMDKPVKELTAKERDIIFNGSTKKFKFKYSGDSFSFNGMKEYEGAVKNLERRYYETASDSMKDEIEAKYMIEKTCKTCNGKRLKDVVLAITVNDKSIIDITEESVNDSLGFFENIQLTEKQMQISSEILKEIKERLSFMINVGLDYLTLARMTKTLSGGESQRIRLATQIGSRLTGVIYVLDEPSIGLHQRDNEKLLATLKDLKDIGNTLIVVEHDEDTMRESDFLIDIGPNAGIHGGEVIAMGTPEEVMKSKESLTAQYLNGDIKVEIPKERRKAKNSIELKNAKGNNLKNVSIKIPLESFTVVTGVSGSGKSTLINQTLFPELFNRLNRGKLYPLENKGVKGLEQLEKVIDIDQSPIGRTPRSNTATYTKLFDDIRDIFAQTKDSKIRGYDKGRFSFNVKGGRCEACGGAGINKIEMNFLPDVYVECEVCKGKRYNRETLEVHYKDKNISDVLNMSVEEAYEFFQNIPGLKRKLETLMDVGMNYIKLGQPATTLSGGEAQRIKLASELSKMSRGKTIYILDEPTTGLHFEDIRKLLIVLNRLVEKGNTVVVIEHNLDVIKSADHIIDVGPEGGFRGGEVIATGTPEEVAKVKKSYTGQFLKKYLK, encoded by the coding sequence ATGAATGATAAAATTATTATAAAAGGAGCACGAGAGCATAATTTAAAAAATATAAATATAGAGATTCCGAAAAACCAGTTTGTAGTAATAACAGGTGTTTCTGGAAGCGGTAAATCTTCACTGGCTTTTGATACTATCTACTCGGAAGGTCAGAGAAGATATGTGGAAAGTCTTTCAGCATATGCAAGACAGTTTATCGGTCAGATGCAGAAACCCGAACTGGACAGCATAGAAGGGCTGTCACCGGCAATCTCAATAGAGCAGAAGGGTGTTTCCAAGAATCCGAGATCAACAGTGGGAACAATGACTGAAATATACGATTATATGAGACTTTTATGGGCGCATATCGGGGAAGCACATTGTCCTGTCTGCGGTGAAAAAGTAGAAAAGCAGACTATTCAGGAAATAGTGGATACAATAATAGACAGTAATAAAGATGGTGATAAGCTTGTGATTCTTGCTCCGGTAATTAAGGACAAAAAAGGAACACATAAAAATCTGTTTCTGAATCTCCAGAAAAAAGGTTTTCTGAGAGTAAGGGTAAATGGTGAGATACTATATCTGGAAGATGTAATAGAGCTTGATAAAAATAAACGACATAATATAGAAGTGGTAATTGACAGACTGAAAGTAAAAAAAGATGACAGCGATTTTCTGGGAAGATTTTCAGAAGCGGTGGAGACAGCTACAGGATTGTCAGAGGGTGTGATTATAGCCAATATAAATGATGTAGATCATGTCTACAGCGAGAATTTTTCATGTCCGAATCACCCCGATGTAGTATTTCCGGAAGTGGTTCCGAGATTATTTTCATTTAATGCACCATTCGGGGCATGTGAAGCGTGTAACGGAATAGGTACTACACTGGAAGTTGATGAAAATAAACTTATTATGGATGAAAATCTTTCATTAAACCAGGGTGCTATTTATGTTCCGGGAGCAAGTACGAAAAAAGGCTGGAGCTGGGAATTGTTCAAATGCATGACTGCAGCACATAACATAGATATGGATAAGCCTGTAAAAGAACTGACGGCAAAAGAGAGAGACATAATATTTAACGGCTCAACTAAAAAATTTAAGTTCAAATATTCGGGAGATTCATTCTCATTTAATGGAATGAAGGAATATGAAGGAGCTGTAAAAAATCTTGAAAGAAGATACTATGAAACTGCTTCTGATTCTATGAAAGATGAAATAGAAGCAAAATATATGATAGAAAAAACATGTAAAACATGTAACGGTAAAAGACTGAAAGATGTAGTACTAGCCATTACTGTAAATGATAAAAGCATTATAGACATAACAGAAGAAAGCGTAAATGATTCGCTCGGATTCTTTGAAAATATACAGCTTACTGAAAAGCAGATGCAGATATCAAGCGAGATACTAAAAGAGATAAAAGAAAGACTGTCATTTATGATAAATGTCGGTTTGGATTATCTGACACTTGCAAGAATGACGAAGACACTTTCCGGCGGTGAGTCACAGCGTATAAGACTGGCAACACAGATAGGAAGCAGACTTACAGGTGTCATATATGTACTTGATGAGCCGAGTATAGGACTCCATCAGAGAGATAACGAAAAGCTTCTTGCTACTCTTAAAGATTTGAAAGATATAGGAAATACTTTGATAGTAGTAGAGCATGATGAAGATACCATGAGAGAATCGGACTTTCTTATTGATATAGGTCCTAATGCGGGAATACACGGCGGAGAAGTAATAGCAATGGGAACACCAGAGGAAGTAATGAAGTCAAAAGAATCACTGACTGCACAATATCTGAACGGTGATATAAAAGTAGAGATTCCGAAAGAAAGAAGAAAAGCAAAAAATAGTATTGAACTGAAAAATGCCAAGGGAAATAATCTGAAAAACGTAAGCATAAAAATACCGTTAGAGTCATTTACAGTAGTTACAGGTGTTTCGGGAAGCGGTAAATCTACTTTGATAAATCAGACTTTATTTCCGGAGCTGTTTAACAGACTGAACAGAGGAAAGCTGTACCCTCTTGAAAATAAAGGGGTAAAAGGACTGGAGCAGCTTGAAAAGGTAATAGACATAGATCAGTCGCCTATAGGAAGAACGCCGAGATCTAATACTGCGACATATACAAAGCTTTTTGATGATATCAGGGATATATTCGCCCAGACCAAAGATTCCAAAATAAGAGGATATGATAAAGGAAGATTTTCATTTAATGTAAAGGGCGGAAGATGTGAGGCCTGCGGCGGAGCCGGAATAAATAAAATAGAAATGAATTTTCTGCCTGATGTATATGTGGAATGTGAGGTTTGTAAAGGGAAAAGATATAACAGGGAAACACTGGAAGTCCATTATAAGGATAAAAATATTTCTGATGTATTAAATATGTCAGTAGAAGAAGCATATGAATTTTTCCAGAATATTCCCGGACTGAAAAGAAAACTGGAAACATTAATGGATGTAGGAATGAATTACATAAAGCTGGGACAGCCTGCCACTACACTTTCCGGCGGTGAGGCACAGCGTATAAAGCTTGCTTCCGAGCTGTCAAAAATGTCAAGAGGAAAAACAATATACATTTTGGATGAACCTACTACAGGACTTCATTTTGAAGATATAAGAAAGCTTCTTATAGTACTGAACAGACTTGTGGAAAAGGGAAATACAGTAGTAGTAATAGAGCATAATCTGGATGTCATAAAATCTGCCGATCATATTATAGACGTAGGACCGGAAGGCGGATTCAGAGGCGGGGAAGTTATAGCTACAGGAACTCCCGAGGAAGTAGCCAAAGTAAAAAAATCTTATACAGGACAGTTTTTGAAAAAATATTTAAAATAA
- a CDS encoding DUF503 domain-containing protein, protein MYVSVLKLKMKLPYSESLKDKRMVKNSVRDKIERNYKALVKEIDTQDNKKVLSLGVIYASSAQTNAEQQINKILEYLERNYDYEFYETEKYIEKF, encoded by the coding sequence ATGTACGTTTCGGTTTTAAAGCTAAAGATGAAGCTTCCTTACTCAGAATCACTAAAAGATAAAAGAATGGTAAAAAATAGTGTGAGAGATAAAATAGAAAGAAATTACAAGGCTTTGGTAAAAGAAATAGATACACAGGATAATAAAAAGGTACTGAGTCTCGGAGTGATCTATGCATCATCTGCCCAAACAAATGCAGAACAGCAGATTAACAAAATTCTGGAATACTTGGAAAGAAACTATGATTACGAATTTTATGAAACAGAGAAATATATAGAAAAATTTTAG
- a CDS encoding DM13 domain-containing protein, whose translation MKKFFLFILFFIITLFSFSENFFGTFDAKLHQIKGDITVDNINGTIAINDFTYDGKGSDVYIIISKDKNFKDKKNISKKLKRAYVNEDVYLEVKNLAKLMDKGYNTISVYTQKYKYSFADAKLIMD comes from the coding sequence ATGAAAAAATTTTTTCTATTTATTTTATTTTTTATTATAACTCTTTTCTCTTTTTCAGAAAATTTTTTCGGTACCTTTGATGCAAAACTCCATCAGATAAAAGGAGATATTACTGTAGATAATATCAACGGTACCATAGCTATAAACGATTTCACATATGACGGCAAGGGGAGCGATGTTTATATTATTATAAGCAAAGACAAAAATTTTAAAGATAAGAAAAATATTTCAAAAAAACTGAAAAGAGCCTATGTAAATGAAGATGTTTATCTGGAGGTAAAAAATCTGGCTAAACTAATGGATAAGGGATATAATACTATTTCTGTCTATACACAGAAATATAAATACAGCTTTGCTGATGCAAAATTAATCATGGACTAA